The region TTACCTTATAAGAAGGAAAGTCTAAGCATTTTAACACCGTCTTCAAAGCATCGCCTCCAGGTTTAGCGGACGGGCTTTCCAAACGATTGACTGACAGCTCAGACACAGGTATTCTTCTCGCACTAAAAAGAGGCAAATGGGTAGGTTAATTTAATCTTGCACTACAATGCAGAGtggtttcagaaaaaaaattatcgcaTTACTATGCAGAGCAAGACGGTGACTCGGTTGGGCATCGGACTACGGTACAACGATATTTGTGATCCCGCCAAAAGAAAACTGTAAGGAAAATGTAGGTCCCATAAAACCCCTGCTTTCCGAGCACCTTTGCACTTCATTAAATCGAGATTAACTGTGATGAGCTAATCCCTTACTTCATCTTGTTTCTTATTCCTGAACATTGGTATCGTGCACTTGTCGCAATTGGATTAAACATAAGTGGGTGAatctccacccccccccctcccctaaaAAAAAGTATTTATGCCTACAGGGCTCCAAAGGCAACAATCACTCCTGACCTCTCTACACTTGAGAAGTGGAATTGACACAGGGGCAATGTAGCAAACTTGTCCACTTCTTGCTTGACGCAGTCATGCAGCTGTTTTGCCATGGCAACCAAGTGTGCTTCACGTGAGCAGATCTTTTCTTGAATGAATTGAAGGTGCTGTATAAACAGAGAGTAGTTATCATTACTCAAAATCACGGTGGAGTATCAACGAGATTGTCTTCAATTGGTATCGTTTAAAGGCCAGGCTTCGACGGtgcaaaaggtggatagcgctatccacccttcgaacgattcgggccaggggcccgtttctcgaaggtcccgaaactttacgggtcattttcgggtgtcacaattccctttgtatctcaagaacggagaggatttaagtcgtcaaactttacagtaatttttctttttgttaccttgaaatcatgtcaaaagatcggctttccaaaacaagcggttgccagtttcgcaaatggcttttcgggcccgaaaagttatcgagactttcgagaaacgggccccagaactTTTTGTTTCCAGATCCCCCTCCCCCTTGTCGAATGAAATTGTTATTGTATCACTCTACAAGGCactgggaggcgcggtggcctcatggttagagtgctcgactttGGAGCGAATGGTCCAGGTTCGGgacctggccagggacattgtgtcgTGTTCTTGAGCAAGATACTTTACTCcctcggtgcctctctccacccaggtgtataaatgggtaccagcgaaatgctgggggtaaccctgcgatggactagcatccaaTCCAGGGGGAagtttcatgctacagaaaccggggataagctccgTCCTgataaaaagtaaagtaaagtaaagtaaagtaaagtggtgcattttaTCACAAGGTCTCAAAGgtgctttacaatgatcaatttacccctagcggactggaagcatatacatgCATGCATATACATGCatgactggaagcatatacatgTGGCCCTGACGGGCCACTAGGCCTGTAAGCTGACTTTACCTACAAGGCACTGTATAAGTCGAGCCTACATTAAATTTTGTCCCATAAGGATCATTTTCTGGCAAAACGAAACCCTATGTACTTGATTCGTTTTCTCCATAAATTTAATCGGTAAATTCGGACATgagagacatttttttttgccaaacgtcacaaaaatacCAATTCATTAAATAAGAAGAATacagcgagtttcaattgagtgtcgtaaaaccaaaaccaaagtaattactttggcccatcaaaaaggacggagacaatccagtaaaccaatcaaaactcgaagtaattacacgtagccgacacaaagcgcgggaaaatgtgcacgcgtgagccacgattggttttggtttcacttctgattggttgaaaaaatggcgcgagaactttgaaccaatcattgagtgaagtaatcataaaccaaagtaattatctaattactttcgacactcaattgaaaaccgctctaaagcgCGCTTTTTCTGCTAAAATACTTCACAGACGCATTTACCTCATGCTTTTGTTTCTCAATCCTTGCTTTGGCACTAGAATTTTGTTTCACAAGAGCTTGAATGAGAGACTGTTTGCTTTCCTGCCAAATAAGAAATTAAAACGGGAAGAACCCTGGTTAAAAGTTCTGGACTAGCCACTGACTGCTTCAATGTCATCataattaattttctctttttaaccCTGGTATTACGAGAACTCTGTAGCTATCACCTGATTTCTCCGACTACACCCAACAATTTATGAACATCATATTTTCCCCAGTCATCATTTGGGAGCTTGTAAAATGACAACACGGACGTCACTCTAAAATTCAAGTTAGGATTAGATGTAGCAAAGAAGTCTACTGGTTTAGACGTGCAACGCAAATTCATGCGCAAGTGCCAGCGACTTTCACCGCAGGCACAAGGAAGGTATGATACGCTGGCGCAGTTGGAGTAATGGGTGAGActgggaagaccttagacagcaatgaccagaaccaggttgctgaccagcggttttgttaaaacaatggtttgctggggggtGCTCAGtttcgcgggctcagaaaaacTGGTTgtagtcattgttatttaaggtttttcgtgAGACTGACCGTGCCGCCATCGTTGTTTCAACTCCCATCAAAAGGCATGGAACTCACGTTTTCACGTTGAGCTTGCATTTGTGCTTGCGTGTCCCCGGTTCACACGCAAAAGTAATTGCAAATGCATTCACAGTAAGACCCTTAATCTCCGTTTTCGAAAACCTTCCATACAGAGAGCGTTTTTGCGGACAAAGAGCCCCGTTTTTGATCATATTAAATTAGACGgcacaaacagaaaaaaagtacAGTGTATGCgttttaagtaatgatccgtgtaaggtggatagcaatttgctttgttatgcggcaacggggctttccccacataggaatgttatcatttttacacagagaatgcataaacctacaggaaagccgttaacgcaataaaattcatttacagcccactttgaaagggtgtttttttgtgttaaaagattttgaccaatcacaagagttgaaaacaaaagccaagaaacgtttacaattttacatgttccccacatacgatttctgtggaattcatttaaactgagaccagatgaaagatggaagatggttggaaagtaaggatgaatataatactgcttttatgaagttttgttaacttttgctgtttaagccaatcagaagtaagtacagacaatagaaaaagttatcacctttttgtataccaattgaattccaacatgttcgttgccgttgttgctatcgttcttatctggaccgtttcttaaactAAAACGAATCAGTGTGAACGGGGCATAAGCCACTAATTCCCTAAGGATTACTCTGGTACACCAACTTGGTCTCAAGTTTTGTTTAGGTTTGCCCGAAAGATGGCGCCCAAGAAGTCATGGGAAGAGCAAGAATTATCACATACGCCTCAAACAAAGGAACGAAACACTCTTTCTTACAGCCAGCTTTTCAAAGTCTTGAATCTTCTTGTGTTTCATGTGAAGAATTTCCTTAGCTCTCTGCCTCTCATTTTTGTCGTCTGTCAGCTCATTCACTGCCGTCTTGTAGTATTCAAGTGAAGCTCTGCATGCCACTAGTTCTAATTCAATGCGATTCAATTCCCTGACGAAACAACAGAATGATTATTTACATGAAGCACATTACTTTCCAGGTATAAAGAAGCTTAGTATTTCAAGTCAAGGGCGATAATGTGTTTCTTGCACATGCATGCACAGTCAATATGTAAATACCCAATTTATCTTTTTACGTTCTTCCCTGTGCAAAACAAAGTTGCAAACCTTAAGCAATCTACCACTAATTACACCAATCCCAAGTACCTTGCTAGTTCCACATTTCCAGGCCAGTCTTTATACCTCGAGACCAAAATGGACTCCATTTCCTGCTGAAGTGTTTCCAGCCTTTTTCGTCCTTTCCAGACTTCATTTAAACCTTTCTCTGATTCAATAAACCTTTGAAAGTGTGCAGCTTGACCCTCCTAGAAAAAGAAACGAATGTCACgagaaaaattttgtttttaatttggcTCGCTTTCTCTGAAAGCTCGTTCCCTACGGAACTTGATTGATGTAAGAGGCCTCTTGAACATGGCTGAGGTAAAAGCTTCCTCACGTGTCAAGTCTGACAAAATTTAGCtgtgattttccttttttgctgATCGAGCCAGAAACAGGAAATTCAAGAATCAAATTTGTGGGCTCGAAAGAAAAGGTAAGAATCGTGGCTTAAATAGGTCTCATCAAATTTTAAACACCTTTGCAAAATACGAGACTAAAAGGAAGCCAAGGATGAGACCGGTCAAAAATCCAATTAAGGCAACTCCAAGACGGTAAAAAAAGCATTAAAGCATGTGATATGAAGATCGTACACATACACAGTACAACTTTGTAGGCTAGTGAGTTTACGAAACAAAGGGCGTaaccatttaccaagaaattccggaaattccggttgggatgtaaacggaacacacgtttttggttcgttccactggaaaacttccggaataaacggaacttctgaaaaggtagtcctgttttcccgttgggaactttccgatggaaatgtgtgttccatttacaacttttgaaaggtcttaccacttccaggctattcacggacacattttaaaattttggtgcgtaaaatcgcaatcactgggcggcgaacggacttGAGTTacatggaacacgtttttcacccgatggaaatttccaccgaaatttccggaaattttttgtaaatggaaaacgcccaaaGACGGCAGcggcaacgacaacaccaaaaagcagtaatatcattggttaaaagtagaaaaatgatcgtgctgcacgtgcggaacgcatttgtgtacatttctctcccgcactcgtcaaaacaacaacttgaaatggacaattttaagattttgacgacaacgtggtcatacatcagggcccggttgttcgaaaaccGATTAACTTCATATtacactccattcagttaattctgtttaaaatataagtgctacacggccaacgtttgtataaacgtaacctttccttgtaacttaatccagggttagcgtaaacgtttgtttcatgttttgtgtgaaaatttgttttgcttgttttgtttttcaagattgacttcttctaatgtaaagtttggtcgaatatcagcgttgaccAGCATTTGAGGGTTGAGAAAAAAACTCCTTGGttgatttttaatctgggatcagcgttaatcggcttttgaacaaccgggcccagtaaatcttccttctctctctttgcttcaaatccgtccgaaccgagataaactaagaatagagccaggattcgagccaggatccgagctgggatccgagctaggatccgagccaggatccgagccaggattcgagccaggatccgagctaggatccgagaaaggattcgagacctaaccgagacctaacctaacctaacctaaccgagagataccttaaccctaactagacctaactagactagaaccaacctaaatagacctaacctaaccgattcgagacctaacctaaccgagagattcgagaataaatagcggagaaagctcatcttagctcgaatcctggctggaatcctggctcggatcctagctcgaatcctggctcggatccttaGCTCgtatcctggctcgaagtttaggtatcctcgtcCGAACCAATTCAGTTGCAGAGTACTTCGCCCATAATGTATTACGTAAACAAGAGGGAACAATCGTGAAATTCTTAAGATAAAGTTATaatttgaagtgacgttttcgtcgccgtagacGATGTGGTTTTAAACTCCATGGTGAAATCAATGAGACAGCCCTTTAGCTGGACATGATTGCAAATACAGACAATAAGAGTTTATTCAGAATTTAACCAACCTGAATCAACTGATGGACACTTTGAAGCACAGAAGGTGGGGAAGAGGTGTCTGTGAGTTTGCCTGAGTTTTCATATTTAAACCTGTGAACGTGAGACAAATAAAATAGTTCACTATAGCAATGATATCGTTTTCTGGTAACACTGTGAACCTGTAATTTGTCCGAATGTATACTGAGGTTCTGTGATGTACATGCATTATCGTTCCTTAACGGTAAACCATTAATTGTTGACAGATTCACGACATACTTAAGTTCCAGTGCATCTTGCTTGAGGTCAATCCTGTCAGTTAGCTCCCTCAAGCTGATGGCAGAGTCCTGTGCTATTCGACTCAGTGATGTGAGGACATCTTTTGGCGGGTGCTGGGACAGGATTTTCTAAAACATCCAAcatgttttaatttaaacaagttgaaatttgctaatttgcataacacaAAAACTCAAATACCGGTatctctgaaaagaaaaaagatagtTCAAAATGGAAAAGGCCATTCTTCATTAATTTGAAAACCCCAAATCCCACggcattaattatttttcacttCAAAGGCACTTCAACGATATTATTGTAAGAGGCAATAAAAGACACTTTCACACTCTAAAAATTTTTGAGGTTTTACAGAAACAGTTATAGGGCCTATGGTCTTGCACGAATTATATACACCAATTCTAATAATCTGCATGCATGCAACTGGATAGTGAAATACTAAGTGGATAGTGAAATCCACCATTTAAATAACTGAATTGAGCTCTCCAGATAAAAGATGCAATCTTTTGTTGAAAGACAACAAAGCTAGATGGCTCCAAGAATACGAGTTTTGCTAGACCCTCTCAGATTCCTTGTTCACATGTTAcccttaaaaaaaataacaaatctgGAACTATGATGTTTGCTATCTTTACCTTCTggacaaaaaaaatgtgaaaaaattaaattcttccCTACACAAATTAATTGAAAACCAGTGTCACCTCAACTCCAGTCCATAACTGTTCTTTTATCTTTCTTTGAGTGCCATCATCAACCCTAACaaattaactaattaattaattaattaataattaaaaattattattcatcaaGAGTTTTAGCGTTCTTTTCaatttctgttttgtcattttcttaaatctttctttcataATGAAAATAATTCCAAGTTGCTAAAGTATATCTAATAAAGATGCAAGGCACATACATGCTGgcatttgcataattatgtGAGGATGGAGTGAGAAGAGTGGGGtaataaattgatttttttcccttcttttgctTTAAAGTGCACAAAAAAAAGCATATTTTTCCATTCTTGCCGTGAAAGTTTGCCTTTTGTCTGCCGGCAAGACAGGCAGTTAccaaaactacatgtagctgCAATAATTTAGCTCACGGCCATCACAGTGATGTGAGAAGCATGGGTCTATTGTCGATTTTTACGTCAAACTgatttgcaatgcaaaatttctttgacaattGGAATGCAAAACAGTTTGTCAcataaaatcgagaatagacccatgcctctcacatcatgGTCGTTgatccaaattactgctagctATAGTTCTGCCGAGCAAACTTCTGGGTGACAATGGTGATAGGTGCTTTGGATAGGGAGATTTATATTATAAGTGAAAACTATTAAAAGTATGACATTGTGTAACATCAGACTTTATTCTCTACTGCTGCTGCTAACTTTATTAAAGTCTCAAAATGTCTGGGTTGCGCAAGCACACAAACTAATATTGTACATTTCACTAGTCATCTGTACtaatgtacattaattttgcttgtacattttgttttctcaatacagatcatgtgatgaTTCTCATGAGATTGTATCCTTTGTCTTGTTTATCATTAAAAAGAGTGAGATGACTATGTCTGGCTTTGAAAGAAGATACACACATGATCACATGATATACAGTTCATTAGGAAAACAAATTCACATGTAATTGAATATAAGATCTATTGCTCTAATTAGTTTCTTCATTTTAGATGCATGTACTTCAGTACGAAAGAAAGACACAATATACACTTAGGAGATACAAGAAACTACATACATTCAatttacaaaaaataaacaGTCAGGACATTTACAATAGAATACTGTCAAATGCGAAGGGCATTCTTAATCCCTCTATGCAGTATCGGTGTTCCAGATTAAATGCAACTCAAGGATAAAAAGACATGACACAACAGGAAATAAAGGGCTAGGATTTGGAAAACATAAGGACCCAGTGGTGCTTTCAGATTCTCTGTGGGTACCCCATTTCtaaaattaacaaattcaaattcatGATTTTTCTCCAAATACGTGTAGTGTCCCTGACTGGTGCCCAGATGCACAAACCAAGTGAGCAAAAGATTATGCATGTGGAGCAATGTTACGTGTCTATGGCATCAACCAGAACATCGAAAAAGCTATATCTTGCCTACACTTTTCGCAAGCCATTAGCAGTATGTCATGACTTTTGACCTCTTACACATGCATGACTGGCAAACATCTGTCATAAGGCAGAGGGTGTAAAAAGAAGGTCGCAGGTCATTGTCTTACGGTAAGCATAaatgaaacaacccaaacctttgcaaaaatgctaaccttaggcttaaacactCTCTAAAGCACGTtgaggcctaatgttagcattggaaATgctttgggttgtttcagctaatttgtaaaacaatgacctccaACCTGCGGTACTTTTACACCATCCAGTCATAAGGGGTTAGGGTGTCTTAGCTTTGACTTACGTGCCCTAGTTTGAGGTCAAGTCATGGCGTAATATAGTCAAAGGTCATTGACTAGTGCCCTAACCAATTATCACCCTGTGCATTCCCACCATTCCAATCAGATATAATCCAACAACAACCTACCTTCCAGTTTGCTCTTCAGCCTTACACACTTCATGTAAGAATGATCCAATTTTCTCGCATGATTCTCTCACAGATCTCTATTTCGAGAAAAGCACACATTGTGCCATTTGGGAATCAAATTGCATGGCATGCCAAAAATCCTTTAAGATTCTTATTAATAGCATGTCACAGCATCAGAAATCATTAGTGTAAGAACTTTGAACAGATGATGATAAACCAAACCTATAAAATAATATGTACTTCCTTGCAAAGATGTTAAAGGATCTAATCTTGGAATAGAAAATTCAGCTACCCCTGTAGAAGTTGAACAGTTTAAGGATCCTGGCAATAGCTATAAACATCCTTTATGGATTTTGTCTGTGGCCTTTAATccacttaagttcaaaatggaTATTGGTCCTGTTTGACTCTGTTTTCAATGTCATTATTATAGACTGTACATAATAGTATCAGAAAGTACAGTTATATGTAACATTTATTTCACTATTTCCCCAAAGATTGCgctctttatttttttttggacaGGTATAATTTCTACTGTAAGTGAACTTACCACAACCAAAATACATTATGGGTAAAATGAAAGTTCACAATCCCTTTAAACTTGACCCTTGACCCTTGACCCTTGTGGTTTTAATAAGTACTGGCAGCCACTGAAAAGCACTggctacttcactcagagaagtcAGCTTATTTTCCCCTTAAGTGGAGTAACTATAAAGACAGATACCTAAGATTAAATAAAGtgcatcattttaaaaatgacaACACTGT is a window of Montipora capricornis isolate CH-2021 chromosome 13, ASM3666992v2, whole genome shotgun sequence DNA encoding:
- the LOC138030246 gene encoding HAUS augmin-like complex subunit 5 isoform X2; the encoded protein is MADVWKYVLEHVKSTKTVQKIKGNLKLQQLISEQASHSGDKPHDEVRDQLKQKHAKLTKKLLEVKNKFYNAEKEVKTLQKEILDAEGSYSEMDQQISDFAKRNALLTAFSKQCCLATEMYTDLVKQINDRITVYKDIARKKSTDPTYYTSQGSISQGSMLSSVEGRSTPTGLESACTRSVRESCEKIGSFLHEVCKAEEQTGRVDDGTQRKIKEQLWTGVEKILSQHPPKDVLTSLSRIAQDSAISLRELTDRIDLKQDALELKFKYENSGKLTDTSSPPSVLQSVHQLIQEGQAAHFQRFIESEKGLNEVWKGRKRLETLQQEMESILVSRYKDWPGNVELARELNRIELELVACRASLEYYKTAVNELTDDKNERQRAKEILHMKHKKIQDFEKLAESKQSLIQALVKQNSSAKARIEKQKHEHLQFIQEKICSREAHLVAMAKQLHDCVKQEVDKFATLPLCQFHFSSVESARRIPVSELSVNRLESPSAKPGGDALKTVLKCLDFPSYKAPEELLPTAMKLKAKVEAIKCLVESRDAAVSELYGDRSCDRMITRLNGLRREVTEQDRAQLEYVMPLIQNGLTKTSRAFSDCIAVKDTVTSWWEQPAQFVVPWVKLEDQNMRQWTDQWILSATRLRQLQMNH